The following are encoded together in the Glycine soja cultivar W05 chromosome 5, ASM419377v2, whole genome shotgun sequence genome:
- the LOC114412110 gene encoding uncharacterized protein LOC114412110, protein MTSASPGHRRKFSGKDPPSSGRKLQPEKHSGRRFAPAPLTLKLPLQNSEYSLLRPSKLLLNVTIENCLGAVQVLLSPEDTVADLIKAALAFYEREKRRPFLKNTDPKCYDLHFSSFTLESLKPDDKLVNLGSRNFFLCCKAPAATCFEKKNMATDSAFPWMVFVPLLL, encoded by the exons ATGACTTCAGCGTCACCGGGTCATCGGAGAAAATTCTCCGGCAAGGACCCGCCGAGTTCCGGGCGCAAACTCCAGCCAGAGAAACACTCCGGTCGCCGATTTGCGCCCGCTCCTCTGACGCTGAAGCTTCCGTTGCAAAACAGTGAGTACTCTCTTCTTCGGCCATCGAAGCTGTTGCTGAATGTGACCATCGAGAACTGTTTGGGGGCCGTACAGGTGCTGTTGTCGCCTGAGGACACCGTCGCCGATTTGATAAAGGCTGCATTGGCGTTCTACGAGAGGGAGAAGAGGAGGCCCTTCTTGAAGAACACTGATCCCAAGTGCTACGACCTTCACTTCTCGTCCTTCACCCTtgaaa GTTTGAAGCCAGATGATAAGTTAGTGAACTTGGGGTCAAGGAATTTTTTTCTGTGCTGTAAGGCTCCTGCCGCTACTTGCTTTGAGAAAAAGAATATGGCAACTGATTCTGCATTTCCATGGATGGTATTCGTCCCTCTCCTGCTTTAG
- the LOC114412111 gene encoding protein cornichon homolog 4-like isoform X1: protein MADLFTWLISFFILIALIVLVIYQLMCLADLEFDYINPYDSSSRINKVVLPEYIIVGVLCGFYLVTGHWIMSLICAPYLYYNVRLYRQGNHLVDVTEIFNLLPKEKKQRLFKLFYLVFILFLSLFWMIYTSLDDHDD, encoded by the exons ATGGCTGATCTCTTTACGTGGCTCAtctccttcttcatccttaTTGCCTTAATTGTACTCGTCATTTACCAG TTAATGTGCCTGGCAGACCTAGAATTTGATTATATAAACCCATATGATTCCTCATCTCGAATAAACAAAGTGGTATTGCCTGAATATATTATAGTAGGTGTCCTATGCGGCTTCTACCTTGTAACAGGGCATTGGATAATGTCATTGATCTGTGCTCCTTACCTCTACTACAATGTGAGATT GTACAGACAAGGAAACCATCTGGTTGATGTCACAGAGATATTCAACTTGCTCCCTAAGGAAAAGAAGCAAAGGCTTTTCAAACTCTTCTAtcttgtttttatccttttcctATCCTTATTTTG GATGATCTACACATCTTTGGATGACCATGATGATTGA
- the LOC114412111 gene encoding protein cornichon homolog 4-like isoform X2, translating into MADLFTWLISFFILIALIVLVIYQLMCLADLEFDYINPYDSSSRINKVVLPEYIIVGVLCGFYLVTGHWIMSLICAPYLYYNVRFGTTSSSLQRDERRRTRQSQMTFSSVTTAD; encoded by the exons ATGGCTGATCTCTTTACGTGGCTCAtctccttcttcatccttaTTGCCTTAATTGTACTCGTCATTTACCAG TTAATGTGCCTGGCAGACCTAGAATTTGATTATATAAACCCATATGATTCCTCATCTCGAATAAACAAAGTGGTATTGCCTGAATATATTATAGTAGGTGTCCTATGCGGCTTCTACCTTGTAACAGGGCATTGGATAATGTCATTGATCTGTGCTCCTTACCTCTACTACAATGTGAGATT TGGCACGACCAGCAGCAGTCTCCAGCGCGACGAACGGCGCCGCACACGACAATCGCAGATGACGTTCTCGAGCGTGACGACAGCAGACTAG